A single genomic interval of Gossypium raimondii isolate GPD5lz chromosome 11, ASM2569854v1, whole genome shotgun sequence harbors:
- the LOC105801879 gene encoding uncharacterized protein LOC105801879, producing MATNNNNTKEDDRRAGAEIVYGAEDCYRHSVELLQELGFPKGVLPLKDLEECGRVRETGFVWMKQKAPYEHFFEGTNSRVSYSKEVTAYVEKFKMKKMTGVKSKQVFLWVPITEMSIEDGSGDKIYFKTPMGIGKSFPATAFMIEEEKNKYLEDKKSDD from the coding sequence atggctACCAACAATAACAACACTAAGGAAGACGACCGGCGAGCTGGGGCGGAGATCGTTTACGGCGCAGAAGATTGTTACCGTCACTCCGTCGAGTTGCTACAAGAACTGGGGTTCCCTAAAGGCGTGCTTCCGTTGAAAGACCTGGAAGAATGCGGGCGGGTTAGAGAAACCGGGTTCGTTTGGATGAAACAAAAGGCACCTTACGAGCATTTCTTTGAAGGGACGAACAGCCGGGTGAGTTACTCGAAGGAGGTCACAGCGTACGTTGAGAAGTtcaagatgaagaagatgactGGTGTTAAGAGTAAACAGGTTTTCTTATGGGTGCCGATCACTGAGATGAGTATCGAAGACGGTTCCGGTGACAAAATATACTTTAAAACTCCGATGGGGATTGGGAAATCTTTTCCGGCAACGGCGTTTATGATAGAGGAGGAGAAGAATAAGTATTTGGAGGACAAAAAAAGTGATgattga
- the LOC105801878 gene encoding embryogenesis-associated protein EMB8 translates to MAKLSSGPTFPISISRHTYHHRVTACHVATPTTTTTIPFADLHPSLEVIGGARNRFLPALHSTLRHSYDPFPFIAWNPHVETIFASFFRSIPDVRLRRECLRTQDGGAVALDWVAGDQYQLPPDSPILILMPGLTGGSENSYPRHMLTKARSKGWRVVVFNSRGCGNSPVTTPQFYSASFVGDMREVVEHVSGIYPEANLYAAAWSLGANILVRYLGDESHACPLSGAVSLCNPFNLVYAFEEFTKGFNRVYDKALARSIRNIFKRHILLFEDIGGEYNIPLALNARQVRDFDEGLTRVSFGFKSLDEYYYKASCFHSIKHVQVPLLCIQAANDPISPARAIPREEIEANRNCLLIVTPKGGHLGWVAGAEAPLGGPWTDPVVMDFLEHLERGTHKTVESSNGPLTATSKNLHHAEV, encoded by the exons ATGGCCAAACTCTCTTCGGGCCCCACCTTCCCTATCTCCATTTCCCGCCACACATATCACCACCGGGTCACCGCCTGCCACGTCGCCACTCCCACCACCACAACTACCATCCCATTCGCCGATCTCCACCCATCACTGGAGGTCATAGGGGGAGCTCGCAACCGCTTCCTCCCAGCTCTCCACTCCACCCTCCGCCATTCCTATGACCCTTTCCCCTTCATCGCTTGGAACCCACACGTCGAGACCATCTTCGCTTCCTTTTTCCGTTCCATTCCCGACGTCAGGTTACGCCGTGAATGTCTCCGTACCCAAGACGGAGGTGCCGTCGCACTCGACTGGGTCGCCGGCGACCAGTACCAACTCCCTCCTGATTCTCCGATCCTCATTTTAATG CCGGGTTTGACTGGAGGAAGTGAGAATTCATATCCTAGACATATGTTAACTAAGGCAAGAAGTAAAGGGTGGCGCGTTGTGGTTTTCAATAGCCGTGGCTGTGGCAATAGTCCAGTCACCACTCCTCAA TTCTATTCAGCTTCGTTTGTTGGGGACATGCGTGAAGTAGTGGAACATGTTAGTGGTATATACCCAGAAGCTAATTTGTATGCTGCTGCTTGGTCTCTTGGTGCAAATATTCTTGTTCGGTATCTTGGTGAT GAATCTCATGCATGCCCTCTTTCTGGTGCTGTCTCATTATGCAATCCATTCAATTTGGTCTATGCTTTTGAGGAATTCACCAAGGGCTTTAACCGAGTTTATGACAAAGCGCTTGCTAGATCCATCCGTAATATATTCAAGAG GCATATTCTCCTATTCGAAGATATTGGGGGTGAATATAACATTCCCTTGGCCTTAAATGCACGACAAGTTAGGGACTTCGATGAAGGATTAACACGAG TTTCCTTCGGTTTTAAGTCATTGGACGAGTACTACTATAAGGCGAGCTGTTTTCATTCCATAAAACATGTTCAAGTACCATTGCTCTGTATCCAG GCTGCAAATGATCCAATTTCACCGGCTAGGGCAATTCCTCGGGAAGAAATCGAG GCAAACCGGAACTGCTTGTTAATAGTGACACCCAAAGGTGGGCATTTAGGTTGGGTTGCAGGTGCTGAGGCCCCGTTAGGAGGTCCATGGACCGATCCCGTGGTGATGGATTTTCTCGAGCATTTAGAAAGAGGTACACATAAAACTGTTGAGTCTTCTAATGGCCCATTAACTGCTACTTCAAAGAACTTGCATCATGCAGAAGTATAG
- the LOC105801876 gene encoding probable lysophospholipase BODYGUARD 1, with product MEFSVMCKTRHVLTLIGSVLNIVLSFIVFCFLDILDFVLCFVYKVLDFCIESEWKNPGSYSAATLDGSGKIIVSEQGETESEVVYLSSTKFQLEEISDTLYSRPSFVTEVSNQLKKLTFDTITITKSTEKKKPTRSTITINSTIVKLLQGRMIGQYLYPITRWSDCDCQFCNSWTYSTKRTLFVKSDGPKDQAKEDVVFIHGFVSSSAFWTETLFPNFSSKAKSIYRLLAVDLLGFGRSPKPNDSLYTLREHVDMIEKSVLEGYGVRSFHIVAHSLGCILALAIAVKHPESVKSLTLLAPPYYPVPKGESATQYVMRRVAPRRVWPPMAFCASVGGWYQYIARTVSLVLCKNHRLWDFLIKIITGNRIRTFLLEGFIRHTHIASWHTLHNVIFGTSGKLDRYLDIIRDRLSCDVTVFHGEDDEVIPLECSYNVQRRIPRARVKVVENKDHITIVVGRQKEFARELEEIWKKSTKN from the exons ATGGAGTTCTCTGTAATGTGTAAAACCAGAcatgttttaacattaataggAAGCGTTCTGAACATAGTTCTTAGTTTCATCGTGTTTTGTTTCCTTGACATACTTGATTTTGTTCTATGTTTTGTTTACAAAGTCCTTGATTTCTGCATTGAATCTGAATGGAAGAACCCTGGTTCTTACTCGGCGGCAACCCTAGATGGTAGCGGCAAAATCATTGTTTCGGAACAAGGCGAAACCGAGTCCGAAGTTGTTTATCTCAGTTCAACCAAGTTCCAGTTAGAAGAAATTTCAGACACACTTTATTCACGTCCTTCATTCGTAACAGAAGTCTCGAACCAGCTCAAAAAACTCACATTCGACACCATCACCATCACAAAATCAACGGAGAAGAAAAAACCAACAAGATCAACGATCACCATTAACTCCACCATTGTTAAACTGCTTCAAGGAAGAATGATAGGGCAGTATTTATACCCCATTACTCGTTGGTCCGATTGTGATTGTCAGTTCTGCAATTCATGGACTTATTCCACTAAACGTACCCTCTTTGTTAAATCCGACGGTCcaaaag ATCAAGCAAAGGAAGATGTGGTGTTCATCCATGGCTTTGTTTCATCATCAGCATTTTGGACTGAAACTTTGTTCCCAAATTTTTCAAGCAAAGCTAAATCGATTTACAGGTTATTGGCTGTTGATTTACTGGGTTTTGGGAGGAGTCCTAAGCCGAACGATTCGCTTTATACTTTGCGAGAACATGTCGACATGATCGAAAAATCGGTACTCGAAGGTTATGGTGTTCGATCTTTTCACATTGTGGCACATTCATTAGGCTGCATTTTGGCACTTGCTATTGCCGTTAAACACCCGGAATCGGTCAAGTCCCTCACGCTGTTAGCACcg CCATATTATCCAGTCCCGAAAGGTGAATCCGCGACGCAATATGTCATGAGACGAGTGGCGCCGCGACGAGTGTGGCCACCGATGGCGTTTTGTGCTTCCGTTGGCGGTTGGTATCAGTACATCGCTCGAACGGTTTCGTTGGTCTTATGCAAGAATCATCGGTTGTGGGATTTTCtcatcaaaataattactgGAAACAG GATTAGGACTTTCTTGCTTGAAGGGTTCATCCGACACACCCATATAGCCTCATGGCATACACTTCACAACGTTATTTTCGGCACCTCCGGAAAGCTCGATCGGTATTTGGACATCATCCGGGACAGGTTGAGCTGCGACGTCACTGTGTTCCATGGCGAGGATGACGAAGTCATCCCGCTCGAATGTAGCTACAATGTTCAAAGACGAATCCCTCGTGCTCGAGTTAAGGTTGTCGAAAACAAAGATCACATCACCATCGTTGTTGGTCGACAAAAAGAATTCGCCAGGGAACTTGAGGAGATTTGGAAGAAATcgacaaaaaattaa